One window from the genome of Glycine soja cultivar W05 chromosome 12, ASM419377v2, whole genome shotgun sequence encodes:
- the LOC114378660 gene encoding pentatricopeptide repeat-containing protein At3g24000, mitochondrial — protein sequence MNTAKKLPLHYFYASLSCGVPHRIRLSKHCRKLTTLTLVQAPPTTHFETCAKEKEPLNYGTHWHPNPQVSCFPQKGFSIITDFIVGKALHAFCVKGVIHLGTFQANTLISMYSKFGSIEHAQHVFDKMPERNEASWNNLMSGFVRVGWYHKAMQFFCHMLEHGVRPSSYVAASLVTACDRSGCMTEGAFQVHAHVIKCGLACDVFVGTSLLHFYGTFGWVAEVDMVFKEIEEPNIVSWTSLMVGYAYNGCVKEVMSVYRRLRRDGVYCNENAMATVIRSCGVLVDKMLGYQVLGSVIKSGLDTTVSVANSLISMFGNCDSIEEASCVFDDMKERDTISWNSIITASVHNGHCEKSLEYFSQMRYTHAKTDYITISALLPVCGSAQNLRWGRGLHGMVVKSGLESNVCVCNSLLSMYSQAGKSEDAEFVFHKMRERDLISWNSMMASHVDNGNYPRALELLIEMLQTRKATNYVTFTTALSACYNLETLKIVHAFVILLGLHHNLIIGNALVTMYGKFGSMAAAQRVCKIMPDRDEVTWNALIGGHADNKEPNAAIEAFNLLREEGVPVNYITIVNLLSAFLSPDDLLDHGMPIHAHIVVAGFELETFVQSSLITMYAQCGDLNTSNYIFDVLANKNSSTWNAILSANAHYGPGEEALKLIIKMRNDGIHLDQFSFSVAHAIIGNLTLLDEGQQLHSLIIKHGFESNDYVLNATMDMYGKCGEIDDVFRILPQPRSRSQRSWNILISALARHGFFQQAREAFHEMLDLGLRPDHVTFVSLLSACSHGGLVDEGLAYFSSMSTKFGVPTGIEHCVCIIDLLGRAGKLTEAENFINKMPVPPTDLVWRSLLAACKIHGNLELARKAADRLFELDSSDDSAYVLYSNVCASTRRWRDVENVRKQMESHNIKKKPACSWVKLKNQVTTFGMGDQYHPQNAEIYAKLEELKKIIREAGYMPDTSYSLQDTDEEQKEHNLWNHSERIALAFGLINSSEGSPLRIFKNLRVCGDCHSVFKMVSQIIGRKIILRDAYRFHHFSSGKCSCSDYW from the coding sequence ATGAATACTGCAAAAAAATTGCCTTTGCACTACTTCTACGCAAGTTTGTCATGTGGGGTGCCTCATCGGATTCGATTATCAAAGCATTGCCGAAAGCTAACTACTCTTACGCTTGTGCAAGCCCCACCCACTACACACTTCGAAACATgcgcaaaagaaaaagaaccttTGAACTATGGTACCCATTGGCACCCCAACCCCCAAGTTTCATGCTTTCCTCAAAAGGGTTTTTCAATAATCACAGACTTCATTGTTGGGAAGGCACTGCACGCCTTTTGCGTGAAGGGTGTCATTCACCTAGGCACATTCCAGGCAAACACCTTGATCAGCATGTACTCTAAGTTTGGCAGCATCGAGCATGCACAACACGTGTTTGATAAAATGCCTGAGAGAAACGAAGCTTCTTGGAATAACTTGATGTCGGGGTTTGTTCGAGTGGGGTGGTATCACAAAGCAATGCAATTCTTCTGCCACATGCTTGAACATGGTGTCAGGCCAAGCAGTTATGTGGCTGCTAGTTTGGTTACCGCGTGTGATAGGTCAGGGTGCATGACTGAAGGGGCATTTCAGGTTCATGCCCATGTGATCAAATGCGGTTTGGCATGTGATGTATTTGTTGGGACGAGTTTGCTTCACTTTTATGGTACGTTTGGTTGGGTTGCTGaggttgacatggtctttaagGAGATTGAGGAACCTAATATAGTGTCTTGGACTTCTTTGATGGTTGGTTATGCTTATAATGGGTGTGTAAAGGAGGTTATGAGTGTTTATCGGCGTTTGAGGCGTGATGGGGTGTACTGTAATGAAAATGCAATGGCTACGGTTATTAGGTCTTGTGGGGTGCTTGTAGATAAAATGTTGGGTTATCAGGTGCTTGGTAGTGTGATCAAATCTGGATTGGATACTACTGTGTCTGTGGCAAACTCCCTTATTTCCATGTTTGGTAATTGTGATAGCATAGAGGAGGCATCTTGTGTGTTTGATGACATGAAGGAACGTGACACTATTTCGTGGAATTCAATAATTACTGCAAGTGTACATAATGGTCATTGTGAAAAATCTCTAGAATACTTTTCTCAGATGCGTTATACTCATGCAAAAACAGATTATATTACTATTTCAGCCTTGTTACCAGTGTGTGGCTCTGCTCAAAATTTGAGGTGGGGAAGAGGGCTTCATGGTATGGTAGTAAAATCTGGACTGGAATCAAATGTCTGTGTGTGCAATAGTCTCCTAAGTATGTATTCTCAGGCTGGAAAATCTGAGGATGCAGAGTTTGTATTTCATAAAATGCGAGAGAGAGATTTGATTTCATGGAATTCCATGATGGCAAGCCATGTTGACAATGGAAATTATCCACGTGCCTTAGAACTTTTGATTGAGATGCTTCAAACAAGAAAGGCGACAAACTATGTAACCTTCACTACTGCATTATCTGCCTGTTATAATTTAGAAACATTAAAGATTGTTCATGCCTTTGTGATTCTTCTTGGTCTCCATCACAATTTGATCATAGGTAATGCATTGGTTACCATGTATGGGAAATTTGGTTCCATGGCTGCTGCACAAAGGGTGTGCAAAATTATGCCTGACAGAGATGAAGTGACTTGGAATGCACTAATAGGTGGACATGCTGATAACAAAGAACCTAATGCAGCGATTGAAGCCTTCAATTTGTTGAGAGAAGAAGGTGTGCCTGTAAACTACATTACTATTGTTAATCTTCTCAGTGCTTTTTTGTCTCCTGATGACCTTTTGGATCATGGAATGCCCATCCATGCACATATAGTTGTAGCAGGCTTTGAATTAGAAACATTTGTCCAAAGCTCCCTAATTACAATGTATGCCCAGTGTGGTGATCTTAATACAAGTAACTATATTTTTGACGTATTAGCTAATAAGAATTCTAGTACTTGGAATGCCATTCTTTCTGCAAATGCTCATTATGGACCTGGTGAGGAGGCACTAAAGCTTATAATAAAGATGAGGAATGATGGGATTCATTTAGATCAGTTTAGCTTCTCTGTAGCTCATGCCATTATCGGTAACTTAACTCTACTGGATGAAGGTCAGCAGCTTCATAGCTTGATTATTAAACATGGGTTTGAGTCAAATGATTATGTTTTAAATGCAACAATGGATATGTATGGAAAATGTGGTGAAATTGATGATGTGTTTAGAATCCTTCCCCAACCAAGAAGCAGGTCACAGAGGTCTTGGAACATTTTAATATCGGCATTAGCCAGGCATGGTTTTTTCCAGCAGGCTAGGGAAGCTTTTCATGAGATGCTTGATCTGGGACTGAGACCAGACCATGTCACTTTTGTTTCACTTTTGTCTGCATGCAGCCATGGGGGTTTGGTGGACGAGGGTCTTGCATACTTCTCTTCAATGTCTACCAAATTTGGTGTCCCCACCGGAATAGAACATTGTGTATGCATAATTGACCTTCTTGGGAGAGCAGGAAAGCTTACCGAGGCTGAAAATTTCATTAATAAGATGCCAGTTCCACCAACTGACCTCGTCTGGCGTAGCCTGTTGGCTGCTTGTAAAATACATGGCAATTTGGAGCTTGCGAGGAAAGCTGCTGACCGTCTTTTCGAGCTGGACTCATCCGATGATTCGGCCTATGTTCTTTATTCAAATGTCTGTGCATCAACCCGAAGGTGGAGAGATGTGGAGAATGTGAGAAAGCAAATGGAATCACACAATATAAAGAAGAAACCTGCCTGTAGTTGGGTCAAGTTGAAAAACCAGGTTACTACTTTTGGAATGGGAGACCAGTATCATCCACAAAATGCAGAAATCTATGCAAAGTTGGAAGAGCTCAAAAAGATTATCAGAGAGGCAGGCTATATGCCCGACACAAGCTATTCATTGCAAGATACAGACGAAGAACAAAAGGAGCATAATCTTTGGAACCATAGTGAGAGAATTGCTCTTGCATTTGGGTTGATCAATAGCTCAGAAGGTTCACCTCTTAGAATATTTAAAAATCTCCGTGTCTGTGGTGATTGCCACTCTGTTTTCAAGATGGTTAGTCAAATAATTGGCAGGAAAATCATATTAAGGGATGCATACCGGTTTCACCATTTCAGTAGTGGCAAGTGTTCCTGTTCGGACTATTGGTGA